One Pseudomonas rhizophila DNA window includes the following coding sequences:
- the aguB gene encoding N-carbamoylputrescine amidase yields the protein MSRIVTVAATQMACSWDLEANIEIAEQQVREAAAKGAQIILLQELFETPYFCQKPNPDYLQLATPVEDNVAIRHFQKVARELQVVLPISFFERAGRARFNSIAIIDADGRNLGVYRKSHIPDGPGYHEKYYFNPGDTGFKVWNTRYARIGVGICWDQWFPECARSMALQGAEILFYPTAIGSEPHDKSISSRDHWQRVQQGHAGANVMPLVASNRIGNEEQDGYDITFYGSSFIANQFGEKVQELNETEEGVLVHSFDLDELEHIRSAWGTFRDRRADLYGSIKTLDGSLES from the coding sequence ATGAGTCGTATCGTCACCGTTGCCGCCACCCAGATGGCCTGTTCCTGGGACCTGGAGGCCAATATCGAGATCGCTGAACAGCAGGTTCGCGAGGCCGCTGCCAAAGGGGCGCAGATCATTCTGCTTCAGGAGTTGTTCGAGACGCCGTACTTTTGCCAGAAGCCCAACCCGGACTACCTGCAATTGGCGACTCCGGTCGAAGATAACGTCGCCATCAGGCATTTTCAGAAAGTCGCCAGGGAGCTTCAGGTCGTCTTGCCCATCAGCTTTTTTGAACGGGCCGGTCGTGCGCGTTTCAACAGTATTGCGATCATTGATGCCGACGGCCGTAACCTGGGGGTATACCGCAAGAGTCACATCCCGGACGGTCCTGGCTACCATGAGAAGTACTATTTCAACCCTGGCGATACCGGTTTCAAGGTCTGGAATACCCGCTACGCCAGGATCGGCGTGGGCATCTGCTGGGACCAGTGGTTTCCCGAGTGCGCCCGCAGCATGGCGCTGCAAGGTGCGGAAATCCTGTTTTACCCGACCGCCATTGGCAGCGAGCCGCACGACAAAAGCATTTCGTCCCGCGATCACTGGCAGCGCGTGCAACAAGGCCATGCCGGCGCGAACGTAATGCCGCTGGTGGCCAGCAACCGCATCGGCAACGAAGAGCAGGATGGCTACGACATCACGTTCTACGGCTCCTCGTTCATCGCCAATCAGTTCGGTGAAAAGGTCCAGGAATTGAACGAAACCGAAGAAGGCGTGCTGGTGCACAGCTTTGACCTGGACGAGCTGGAACACATTCGCAGTGCCTGGGGCACTTTCCGTGATCGTCGTGCGGACCTGTACGGCTCGATCAAAACCCTCGATGGCTCACTGGAGTCCTGA
- a CDS encoding aminotransferase, giving the protein MPLATLVHRASLPSPQISAEQALVLLRSNYGLSGDLRPLGSQQDLNYRVDSERGRFVLKICHGDYAVQELQAQHAALKHLAEHGAVKVPRVIAANNGQDLLTLELAGQAVHVRLLEYIDGQSLTQLNHWGPELVTGLGRLCAQIDLALATFDHPGLERTLQWDARHANALVGHLLPVIDDDQERNLIAEAAQQAERRLQPLKASLPVQAIHMDITDDNVVWQRDAQRQWQLQGVIDFGDLIRTWRVTDLSVTCAALLHHADGDPFFILPAIKAYNALNPLQYEELLALWPLIVARAAVLVLSGEQQVSIDPENQYSRDNLDHEWEIFRIAQSVPFELMEAAILTSVGHHLPPVASEGFVPLLPTLVGREFALIDLGVLSPHFEAGNWEQEGIDQRLLSEAAAVHGLAASRYGQYRLSRTRPDSAVEPDTYPLHVELQVPRGTPLESPFAGVVHKAADGMLQLDSVQLSIRLWGVTSPLHSGAALVKGQVLGEVDGPLRVQLCRGAQLNPPLFCTPSRAPAWQALCPSPAVLLGLACDAEPEIDPQQLLARRDASFARSQKHYYVDPPRIERGWRNHLIDMQGRSYLDMLNNVAVLGHGHPRMAAVAARQWSLLNTNSRFHYAAIAEFSERLLALAPPGMDRVFLVNSGTEANDLAIRLAWAYSGGRDMLSVLEAYHGWSVAADAVSTSIADNPQALSSRPDWVHPVTAPNTYRGEFRGPNSAPDYLRSVEHNLAKIAEHKRQLAGFICEPVYGNAGGIALPPGYLKQVYALVRERGGVCIADEVQVGYGRMGEFFWGFEEQDVVPDIITMAKGMGNGQPLGAVITRREIAEALEAEGYFFSSAGGSPVSCQIGMAVLDVMEEEKLWENARAVGGHFKARLQALIDRYPLVGAVHGSGFYLGVELIRNRDTLEPATEETTALCNRLRELGIFMQPTGDYLNILKIKPPMVTTRQSVDFFVDMLVKVLDEGL; this is encoded by the coding sequence ATGCCACTCGCTACGTTGGTTCACCGTGCCAGTTTGCCAAGCCCACAGATCAGTGCCGAACAGGCGCTGGTGCTGCTGCGCTCGAATTACGGACTCAGCGGTGACCTGCGACCCTTGGGCAGCCAGCAGGACCTCAACTATCGCGTCGACAGCGAGCGCGGACGGTTTGTGCTGAAGATTTGCCATGGTGACTATGCCGTCCAGGAACTCCAGGCCCAGCATGCCGCCCTCAAGCACCTGGCCGAGCACGGCGCGGTAAAAGTGCCGCGGGTGATCGCCGCCAATAATGGCCAGGATCTGTTGACCCTGGAGCTCGCAGGGCAAGCGGTTCATGTACGACTGCTGGAGTACATCGACGGCCAGTCGCTCACCCAGCTTAACCATTGGGGACCTGAACTGGTCACGGGGCTGGGGCGCTTGTGCGCACAAATCGACCTGGCGCTGGCCACGTTCGATCACCCTGGCCTGGAGCGCACCCTGCAATGGGACGCCCGCCACGCCAATGCACTGGTCGGCCATCTGCTGCCCGTCATCGACGATGATCAAGAACGCAACCTGATCGCCGAGGCGGCGCAACAGGCCGAACGCCGCTTGCAGCCGCTCAAGGCCAGCCTGCCGGTGCAGGCGATCCACATGGACATCACCGATGACAACGTGGTCTGGCAGCGCGATGCCCAGCGCCAATGGCAATTGCAGGGCGTCATCGACTTCGGCGACCTGATCCGCACCTGGCGCGTTACCGATCTGTCGGTGACCTGTGCAGCCTTGTTGCACCATGCCGACGGCGATCCGTTTTTCATCCTGCCGGCGATCAAGGCTTACAACGCGCTCAACCCGCTGCAATATGAGGAGCTGCTGGCGCTTTGGCCGCTGATCGTTGCCCGCGCTGCCGTGCTGGTGCTCAGCGGTGAACAGCAGGTATCCATTGACCCGGAAAATCAATACAGCCGCGACAACCTGGACCATGAGTGGGAGATTTTCCGGATTGCTCAGTCGGTCCCGTTCGAACTGATGGAAGCGGCGATCCTCACGTCCGTGGGCCACCATCTGCCACCCGTTGCCAGTGAAGGCTTTGTGCCGCTGTTGCCGACCTTGGTGGGCCGCGAGTTCGCCCTGATCGACCTGGGTGTACTGAGCCCGCATTTCGAAGCCGGTAACTGGGAGCAGGAGGGGATCGATCAGCGTCTGCTGAGTGAAGCCGCCGCGGTCCATGGGTTGGCCGCCAGCCGCTACGGGCAGTACCGGTTGTCTCGGACCCGGCCGGACAGCGCCGTTGAACCGGATACTTATCCATTACACGTAGAATTGCAGGTGCCGCGGGGCACGCCGCTGGAATCGCCGTTCGCCGGGGTGGTGCACAAGGCTGCCGACGGCATGTTGCAACTGGACAGCGTGCAACTGAGCATTCGGCTGTGGGGCGTGACATCGCCGCTGCATTCCGGGGCTGCGCTGGTCAAGGGCCAGGTCTTGGGCGAAGTCGATGGACCGTTGCGGGTGCAGTTGTGTCGTGGCGCTCAGCTCAATCCGCCGTTGTTCTGCACGCCATCCAGGGCGCCGGCCTGGCAGGCGCTCTGCCCCTCACCAGCGGTGCTGCTGGGACTGGCCTGTGATGCCGAGCCAGAGATCGACCCCCAGCAGTTGCTGGCCCGTCGCGATGCGAGCTTTGCCCGTTCGCAGAAGCACTATTACGTTGATCCGCCGCGCATTGAGCGCGGCTGGCGCAATCACCTGATCGACATGCAGGGCCGCTCCTACCTGGACATGCTCAACAACGTCGCGGTACTGGGGCACGGGCATCCGCGCATGGCCGCGGTGGCCGCCCGGCAGTGGTCGCTGCTCAACACCAACTCCCGCTTTCACTATGCCGCGATTGCCGAATTTTCCGAGCGCTTGCTGGCGCTGGCGCCGCCCGGCATGGATCGGGTATTTCTGGTCAACAGTGGCACCGAGGCCAACGACCTGGCGATCCGCCTGGCCTGGGCCTACAGCGGCGGCCGGGACATGCTCAGTGTGCTGGAGGCCTATCACGGCTGGTCGGTAGCGGCCGATGCGGTCTCGACGTCCATTGCCGACAACCCTCAGGCCCTGAGCAGTCGCCCGGATTGGGTGCATCCGGTGACCGCGCCAAACACTTATCGCGGTGAATTCCGCGGCCCCAACAGCGCGCCGGACTACCTGCGCAGCGTCGAGCACAACCTGGCAAAAATCGCCGAACACAAGCGCCAGCTCGCCGGCTTCATCTGCGAACCGGTGTACGGCAATGCTGGCGGGATCGCACTGCCGCCGGGGTATCTGAAGCAGGTCTACGCGCTGGTGCGCGAGCGCGGCGGCGTCTGCATCGCTGACGAAGTGCAAGTCGGCTACGGGCGCATGGGAGAATTTTTTTGGGGCTTCGAAGAACAGGATGTAGTACCGGACATCATCACCATGGCCAAGGGCATGGGTAACGGCCAGCCGCTGGGAGCGGTCATCACCCGCCGGGAAATCGCCGAGGCGCTGGAAGCAGAAGGGTATTTTTTCTCGTCAGCCGGCGGCAGCCCGGTCAGTTGCCAGATCGGCATGGCCGTGCTGGACGTCATGGAAGAAGAAAAACTGTGGGAAAACGCCCGGGCAGTGGGTGGGCATTTCAAGGCCCGCCTGCAAGCTTTGATCGACCGATATCCGTTGGTCGGTGCGGTGCATGGCTCCGGTTTTTACCTGGGCGTGGAACTGATCCGCAACCGCGACACCCTCGAGCCGGCCACCGAAGAAACCACGGCGCTGTGCAATCGCCTGCGGGAGCTGGGTATTTTCATGCAACCGACCGGCGACTACCTGAACATCCTCAAGATCAAACCGCCGATGGTCACCACCCGCCAGAGCGTGGATTTCTTTGTCGATATGTTGGTGAAGGTGTTGGACGAGGGGCTTTGA
- the rfbB gene encoding dTDP-glucose 4,6-dehydratase: MRILITGGAGFIGSALIRYLILDTGHQVLNLDKLTYAGNLESLSSIDHDSRYEFVQADIVDQPTVSAILARFKPEAIMHLAAESHVDRSIDGPADFIQTNIVGTYSLLEATRAYWQTLAEPQKRAFRFHHISTDEVYGDLHGVDDLFTETTAYAPSSPYSASKAASDHLVRAWQRTYGLPVLLTNCSNNYGPFHFPEKLIPLVILNALAGKPLPVYGDGQQVRDWLYVEDHARALLKVVTEGAVGETYNIGGHNEQKNIDVVRGICALLEELAPHKPDGVEHYADLITFVKDRPGHDLRYAIDAGKIERELGWTPRETFETGLRKTVQWYLENLLWCRRVQDGSYQGERLGSLDNKESIA; the protein is encoded by the coding sequence ATGCGCATTCTCATCACCGGCGGTGCCGGTTTTATCGGCTCGGCGCTTATACGGTACTTGATCCTTGATACCGGACATCAGGTCCTGAACCTCGACAAGCTGACCTATGCCGGCAATCTCGAATCGCTGAGCAGCATCGATCACGACAGCCGCTACGAATTCGTCCAGGCCGATATCGTCGATCAACCGACGGTCAGCGCGATACTGGCAAGGTTCAAGCCTGAGGCCATCATGCATCTGGCGGCCGAGTCCCACGTCGACCGCTCCATCGACGGCCCGGCGGACTTCATCCAGACCAATATCGTGGGCACCTACAGCCTGCTGGAAGCCACCCGCGCCTATTGGCAGACCCTGGCCGAGCCGCAGAAGCGCGCGTTTCGCTTCCATCACATCTCCACCGACGAAGTGTATGGCGACCTGCACGGCGTGGATGATTTGTTCACCGAAACCACCGCCTACGCCCCCAGCTCGCCGTACTCGGCGAGCAAGGCGGCTTCCGACCATCTGGTACGCGCCTGGCAACGCACTTACGGCTTGCCCGTGCTGCTGACCAACTGCTCCAACAACTATGGGCCGTTTCACTTTCCCGAGAAGCTGATTCCGCTGGTGATCCTCAATGCCCTGGCCGGCAAGCCGTTGCCGGTATACGGCGACGGCCAACAAGTGCGCGACTGGCTGTACGTCGAAGACCATGCCCGGGCGCTGCTCAAGGTCGTGACCGAAGGTGCCGTGGGCGAGACCTACAACATCGGCGGCCACAATGAACAGAAGAACATCGACGTGGTGCGCGGCATCTGCGCCCTGCTCGAAGAACTGGCGCCCCACAAGCCCGACGGCGTGGAGCACTATGCCGACCTGATCACCTTCGTCAAAGACCGCCCCGGCCACGACCTGCGCTACGCCATCGATGCCGGCAAGATCGAGCGTGAACTGGGCTGGACGCCCCGGGAAACCTTCGAGACCGGCCTGCGTAAAACCGTGCAGTGGTACCTCGAAAACCTGCTGTGGTGCCGGCGTGTCCAGGACGGTAGCTATCAGGGCGAGCGCCTGGGCTCGCTCGACAACAAGGAATCGATTGCATGA
- the rfbA gene encoding glucose-1-phosphate thymidylyltransferase RfbA, which translates to MTKGIVLAGGSGTRLHPITLGVSKQLLPIYDKPMIYYPISVLMLAGIKEILVISTPQDLPQYRNLLGDGSQFGVQFSYAEQPSPDGLAQAFLIGEQFIGNDSVCLILGDNIFHGSYFRDRLQTAATRQSGATVFGYWVKDPERFGVIDFDAEDRAISIEEKPSSPKSSYAVTGLYFYDNDVIQIAKAVKPSKRGELEITDVNNAYLQRGDLHVERFGRGFAWLDTGTHDSLLDASQYVQTIEHRQGLKVACLEEIAYQQGWVSREHLLERAKYFGKTGYGQYLFKIAGEPQ; encoded by the coding sequence ATGACAAAAGGTATTGTTCTGGCTGGAGGATCAGGCACACGACTGCATCCCATTACCCTCGGCGTATCCAAGCAGCTACTGCCGATTTATGACAAACCTATGATCTATTACCCGATTTCGGTATTGATGCTTGCCGGGATCAAGGAGATTCTGGTTATCTCCACCCCGCAGGATTTGCCGCAATACCGCAACCTGCTAGGCGATGGCAGTCAGTTCGGTGTGCAATTCAGCTACGCCGAACAACCCTCACCCGATGGCCTGGCTCAGGCCTTCCTGATTGGTGAGCAATTCATTGGCAACGACTCAGTCTGCCTGATTCTGGGCGACAATATTTTTCATGGATCGTATTTCAGGGATCGATTGCAGACCGCCGCCACCCGGCAGAGCGGTGCGACAGTGTTCGGTTACTGGGTAAAGGACCCGGAGCGTTTCGGCGTGATCGATTTCGACGCTGAAGATCGTGCCATTTCTATCGAAGAAAAACCCTCCTCCCCCAAGTCCAGCTATGCGGTAACCGGTCTGTATTTCTATGACAACGATGTCATCCAGATCGCCAAGGCGGTAAAGCCATCCAAACGCGGCGAACTGGAGATTACCGATGTCAACAATGCCTACCTGCAACGCGGCGACCTGCACGTCGAGCGCTTTGGTCGAGGCTTCGCCTGGCTGGACACCGGCACCCATGACAGTCTGCTAGATGCGTCGCAATATGTGCAGACCATCGAGCATCGGCAAGGCCTGAAAGTGGCGTGTCTAGAGGAAATAGCTTATCAACAAGGTTGGGTCAGTCGCGAGCACCTCCTTGAGCGCGCCAAGTATTTTGGTAAAACCGGTTATGGCCAATACCTGTTCAAGATAGCCGGAGAGCCACAATGA
- the rfbC gene encoding dTDP-4-dehydrorhamnose 3,5-epimerase, translating to MKVTPTRLPEVLLIEPKIFGDERGFFYESFNARAFAEATGLTPQFVQDNHSRSAKGVLRGLHYQIEQAQGKLVRVTDGEVLDIAVDIRRSSPNFGQWTAVRLSAKTAHQLWIPPGFAHGFVVLSDCADFLYKTTDYYAPSAERCIRWDDPDLAIDWELESAPILSPKDQAGKALHEADLFP from the coding sequence ATGAAAGTCACTCCCACCCGATTGCCGGAAGTCCTGTTAATAGAGCCAAAGATCTTCGGAGATGAACGTGGTTTTTTCTACGAAAGCTTCAATGCTCGTGCCTTTGCCGAGGCCACCGGGTTGACGCCTCAATTCGTGCAGGATAATCACTCCCGTTCAGCCAAGGGAGTTCTGCGTGGCCTGCACTATCAAATCGAACAGGCCCAAGGGAAGCTTGTAAGGGTCACTGATGGGGAAGTGCTGGATATCGCAGTAGATATCCGCCGCAGCTCTCCGAACTTCGGCCAATGGACCGCAGTTCGTCTTTCAGCAAAAACCGCACATCAATTATGGATTCCACCAGGCTTCGCCCATGGCTTCGTCGTGCTCAGCGATTGCGCTGATTTCCTCTACAAGACCACTGACTACTACGCGCCCTCGGCCGAGCGCTGCATTCGCTGGGACGACCCGGACCTGGCCATCGACTGGGAACTGGAGAGTGCGCCGATCCTCTCACCCAAGGACCAGGCCGGCAAGGCTCTGCACGAGGCCGACCTGTTCCCATGA
- the rfbD gene encoding dTDP-4-dehydrorhamnose reductase produces MSTSLRILIIGQNGQVSRALQSRLAGMAELIVRGSDQLDLARPDHLRSPITALRPDLIINAAAHTAVDQAESEPERAFAINATAPGVLAQVAVELGVPLIHYSTDYVFDGRKPEPYTETDSPNPLSVYGRSKLAGEDAIRHIAGQHLILRTSWVYSNEGRNFLLTMQRLLQEKSHLRVVDDQIGAPTWAGTIADSTAHLIERWQAGRCGAWGTYHLTAQGETSWFGFAQAIGEHLIEQHKPCAVLEPIPSSAYPTPAPRPLNSRLDCTRLLQQWGVSQPDWQSALHQCLAAGH; encoded by the coding sequence ATGAGTACCTCCTTGCGCATCCTGATCATCGGCCAGAACGGCCAGGTCTCCCGAGCACTTCAGTCGCGCCTGGCCGGCATGGCTGAGTTGATCGTGCGCGGCAGCGACCAACTCGACCTGGCGCGCCCCGATCACCTTCGTTCGCCCATCACTGCCCTGCGGCCTGACCTGATCATCAACGCCGCCGCCCACACCGCCGTCGACCAGGCCGAGAGCGAACCGGAACGGGCCTTCGCCATCAATGCCACGGCGCCGGGCGTCCTGGCTCAAGTGGCGGTCGAGTTGGGTGTCCCGCTGATCCACTACTCCACCGATTACGTCTTCGATGGCCGCAAGCCTGAGCCCTACACCGAGACCGACTCGCCCAACCCGCTGAGTGTCTATGGGCGCAGCAAGCTGGCCGGCGAGGACGCCATTCGCCACATCGCCGGGCAGCACCTGATTTTGCGCACCAGTTGGGTGTACTCCAACGAAGGCCGCAACTTCCTATTGACCATGCAACGCCTGCTGCAGGAAAAATCGCACCTGCGGGTGGTGGACGATCAGATCGGCGCACCGACCTGGGCCGGGACTATCGCCGACAGCACCGCCCACTTGATTGAACGTTGGCAGGCCGGCCGGTGCGGCGCCTGGGGGACTTACCACCTGACGGCGCAGGGTGAAACGTCCTGGTTCGGCTTTGCCCAGGCCATCGGCGAGCACCTGATCGAGCAGCACAAACCCTGCGCGGTGCTTGAGCCCATCCCCTCCAGTGCTTACCCGACCCCGGCCCCACGCCCGCTGAACTCGCGTCTGGATTGCACACGCCTGCTTCAGCAATGGGGTGTAAGTCAGCCAGACTGGCAAAGCGCGCTGCACCAGTGCCTTGCCGCCGGACACTAG
- a CDS encoding sensor histidine kinase codes for MNSTLPRRPRWRSLALLALCLAPLLWPLEHLAERYYRSELAGQNRQTLDLYVANLLGTLHRYEVLPQILGELPALRATLLAPDDGIIQGNANRLLKNISAQTGAEVMYLMDPTGKTLAASNWDKHDSFVGRNFAFRPYYIEAMAGRLGRFFGLGTTSAKRGYFFAAAVRDREKVIGVLVVKVDLDHTESLWGKTPEQLLVTDHNGVVILTSRQEWRFRATRPLSDEERQSISAVQPYPTRDPKPLNLDANAWLIQTQSIEETRWSVSILAPRTLIDRPVRTVVVIGGAALLVLMLLLGLMMQRRRHYLDRIAFEGKARQELEGRVAERTSDLEGLNRRLKQEVLEREQAQQELVRAQDDLVQAGKLSALGTMSASISHELNQPLAAIRSYAENAEILLDHQRTEDARGNLKLISELTARMASIIAHLRAFARRDRHAPESVALQPALDDALALLAKRRRSMEVELIRDLPAATLWVEAGETRLRQVLGNLLANALDALTEKGPPRKLWLSAEATETGVNLYIRDNGPGFCMEALGRAGEPFYTTKTRTQGLGLGLAICDTLMRAFGGELSFANHKEGGALITLKLRAGAPGVSLQPSEDRSV; via the coding sequence ATGAATTCCACTCTTCCCCGCAGACCCCGCTGGCGCAGCCTGGCCTTGCTTGCGCTGTGCCTGGCGCCGTTGCTGTGGCCGCTGGAACATCTGGCCGAGCGTTACTACCGCAGTGAACTGGCCGGGCAGAACCGCCAGACCCTCGATCTCTACGTCGCCAACCTGTTGGGCACCCTGCATCGCTATGAAGTGCTGCCACAGATTCTCGGTGAGCTGCCGGCCCTGCGCGCCACTTTACTGGCACCGGACGACGGCATCATCCAAGGCAATGCCAATCGACTGCTGAAAAACATCAGCGCCCAGACCGGCGCAGAAGTCATGTACCTGATGGACCCCACCGGCAAGACCCTCGCGGCATCGAACTGGGATAAACACGACAGTTTCGTCGGACGCAATTTTGCCTTCCGGCCGTACTACATCGAGGCGATGGCCGGGCGGCTGGGACGCTTCTTCGGCTTGGGCACCACCTCGGCCAAGCGCGGTTACTTCTTCGCCGCTGCCGTGCGCGACCGGGAAAAAGTGATCGGCGTACTGGTGGTCAAGGTGGATCTGGACCACACCGAAAGCCTCTGGGGCAAAACCCCCGAACAACTGCTGGTGACCGACCACAACGGCGTGGTGATCCTCACTTCGCGACAAGAATGGCGATTTCGCGCGACCCGCCCCTTAAGTGACGAGGAGCGCCAGTCCATCAGCGCCGTACAGCCCTACCCGACCCGCGACCCCAAGCCGCTGAATCTGGATGCGAACGCCTGGCTGATCCAGACCCAGTCCATTGAGGAGACCCGCTGGAGCGTGAGCATTCTCGCCCCGCGTACCCTGATCGACCGTCCGGTGCGCACCGTGGTGGTCATCGGCGGTGCGGCCTTGCTGGTCCTGATGCTGTTGCTCGGGTTGATGATGCAGCGCCGGCGGCATTACCTGGACCGCATCGCCTTCGAAGGCAAGGCCCGTCAGGAGCTGGAAGGCCGGGTAGCCGAGCGCACCAGTGACCTGGAAGGCCTGAACCGGCGACTCAAGCAAGAGGTGCTGGAACGCGAGCAGGCCCAGCAGGAACTGGTCCGCGCCCAGGATGACCTGGTGCAAGCCGGCAAGCTGTCAGCCCTGGGCACCATGTCGGCCAGCATCAGCCACGAACTCAACCAGCCGCTGGCGGCGATCCGCAGCTATGCCGAAAACGCCGAAATATTGCTCGATCACCAGCGTACCGAGGACGCCCGAGGCAACCTCAAGCTGATCAGTGAGCTGACCGCTCGCATGGCCTCGATCATTGCCCACTTGCGCGCCTTCGCCCGCCGCGACCGTCACGCCCCGGAAAGTGTCGCCCTGCAACCGGCGCTGGACGATGCCCTGGCACTGCTCGCCAAGCGCCGGCGCAGCATGGAAGTGGAACTGATCCGCGACCTGCCGGCCGCCACTTTGTGGGTCGAGGCCGGGGAAACGCGCTTGCGCCAGGTGCTCGGCAACCTGCTGGCCAACGCTCTCGACGCCCTGACTGAAAAAGGCCCGCCGCGCAAACTCTGGCTCAGTGCCGAAGCCACCGAAACCGGCGTCAACCTGTACATCCGCGATAACGGCCCGGGGTTTTGCATGGAAGCCCTTGGTCGCGCGGGCGAGCCCTTCTACACCACCAAGACCCGCACCCAGGGCCTTGGCCTGGGGCTGGCGATTTGCGACACCCTGATGCGCGCCTTCGGCGGTGAACTGTCGTTCGCCAATCACAAGGAAGGCGGCGCCCTGATTACCCTGAAGTTGCGCGCTGGCGCGCCCGGTGTGAGCCTGCAACCGTCCGAGGACCGTAGTGTATGA
- a CDS encoding sigma-54-dependent transcriptional regulator, giving the protein MTIDNRIEVVLIDDDPHLRQALSQTLDLAGLKVLSLAEAKGVAGQLSRDWPGVVVSDIRMPGIDGLELLSELHAQDPELPVLLITGHGDVPLAVQAMRAGAYDFLEKPFPSDHLLDSVRRALALRRLVLDNRSLRLALSDRHELSARLVGQSPSILRLREQIGALAATRADVLILGETGAGKEVVARALHDLSGRRNGPFVAINAGALAESVVESELFGHEPGAFTGAQKRRIGKFEFANGGTLFLDEIESMSLDVQVKLLRLLQERVVERLGGNQQIPLDIRVIAATKEDLRQAADQGRFRADLYYRLNVAPLRIPPLRERGEDALMLFQHFADEASARHGLPPHELQPAQRALLLRHSWPGNVRELQNAAERFALGLELALDNSAPDGSPGAPVEVISGGLSEQVENFEKTLIAAELARPHSSVRSLAEALGIPRKTLHDKLRKHGLNFGDSQGHADESD; this is encoded by the coding sequence ATGACCATCGATAACCGGATTGAGGTGGTGTTGATCGACGACGATCCCCACTTGCGTCAGGCCTTGAGCCAGACCCTCGACCTGGCCGGCCTGAAGGTCCTGTCCCTGGCCGAGGCCAAAGGCGTGGCCGGGCAACTGTCTCGCGACTGGCCGGGTGTGGTGGTCAGTGACATTCGCATGCCGGGCATCGACGGCCTTGAGTTGCTGAGCGAACTCCATGCCCAGGACCCGGAGCTGCCGGTGTTGCTGATCACCGGCCATGGCGACGTGCCGCTGGCAGTCCAGGCCATGCGCGCCGGAGCCTATGACTTCCTTGAGAAACCTTTCCCCAGCGATCACCTGCTCGACAGCGTGCGCCGGGCCCTGGCCTTGCGGCGCCTGGTACTGGACAACCGCAGCCTGCGCCTGGCCCTGAGCGACCGCCATGAACTCAGCGCCCGGCTCGTCGGCCAATCGCCCTCGATACTGCGCCTGCGCGAGCAGATCGGTGCGTTAGCGGCGACCCGCGCCGATGTGCTGATCCTCGGAGAAACCGGGGCCGGCAAGGAGGTAGTCGCCCGAGCCCTGCACGATCTGTCGGGCCGGCGCAACGGCCCGTTCGTCGCGATCAACGCCGGAGCCCTGGCCGAGTCGGTGGTGGAGAGCGAGCTGTTCGGTCATGAGCCCGGCGCTTTCACCGGCGCGCAGAAGCGCCGCATCGGCAAGTTCGAGTTCGCCAACGGCGGTACGCTGTTTCTCGATGAAATCGAAAGCATGAGCCTGGACGTTCAGGTCAAACTGCTGCGGCTGCTGCAAGAGCGGGTAGTGGAACGACTGGGGGGCAATCAACAGATCCCGCTGGACATCCGCGTCATCGCCGCCACCAAGGAAGACCTGCGTCAGGCCGCTGATCAGGGTCGTTTTCGCGCCGACCTGTATTACCGCCTGAACGTCGCGCCGTTGCGTATCCCCCCGCTGCGTGAACGCGGTGAGGATGCCCTGATGCTGTTCCAGCATTTCGCCGACGAAGCCAGCGCCCGTCACGGCCTGCCGCCCCACGAGTTGCAACCGGCCCAACGGGCATTGCTGCTGCGCCATAGCTGGCCGGGCAACGTGCGAGAATTGCAGAACGCCGCCGAGCGTTTTGCCCTGGGTCTGGAGCTGGCCCTGGACAACAGCGCGCCCGACGGTAGCCCCGGTGCCCCGGTCGAAGTGATCAGCGGCGGCTTGAGCGAGCAGGTGGAGAACTTCGAGAAAACCCTGATCGCCGCCGAACTGGCCCGCCCTCACAGCTCGGTGCGCAGCCTCGCCGAAGCCCTGGGCATTCCGCGCAAGACCTTGCACGACAAGTTACGCAAGCATGGGCTGAACTTCGGCGATAGCCAGGGCCATGCCGATGAGTCCGATTGA